A portion of the Bufo gargarizans isolate SCDJY-AF-19 chromosome 7, ASM1485885v1, whole genome shotgun sequence genome contains these proteins:
- the LOC122944046 gene encoding sarcolemmal membrane-associated protein isoform X4 — translation MDEQELNEPLNKVILKDELHNVQSGSNDAKQDLQQLRKELSEAQDLAKSSRQKCLELQALLEEERKSSRKQAEDSTKQIQHLQAQLHRLQEEIEILREEKENDITSTREELMNAQEEIAILKHVSEQVASEREGDIAELQGELQEVRFELEHWRKTASQYEAEIVNLQASFQAQCKDREDQQMSEAARLQAEMEKLRKSVTSLEGECSSLQKENAALTGECQRIECELHSSQQHSVDLSSNLSVLESTRKKLESQVGCMKEQSQREVDNLKVQLKEAEKRVLNVQQEYENTQVKLSELKVTFEKTEQEKQMISEELKQCKENLKLLQEKGNNPSALLPVPAVFFGVFVAILYWCYGLLW, via the exons ATGGATGAGCAAGAGCTGAATGAACCACTTAATAAAGTTATATTAAAAG ATGAGCTGCATAATGTACAGTCTGGCTCTAATGACGCAAAGCAGGACCTCCAGCAGCTGCGCAAAGAGTTGTCAGAGGCCCAGGATCTTGCAAAATCCAGCAGACAGAAATGCCTGGAACTTCAAG CACTTCTCGAAGAGGAGCGGAAATCCAGTAGAAAACAGGCCGAAGACTCCACTAAGCAGattcagcacctccaag cTCAATTGCACAGGTTACAAGAAGAGATTGAGATCTTGCGTGAAGAAAAAGAGAACGACATCACTAGTACCCGGGAAGAGCTGATGAATGCTCAGGAAGAGATCGCCATCCTGAAACACGTCTCTGAACAAGTGGCTTCTGAAAGAGAAGGCGACATAGCAGAGCTCCAGGGAGAGTTACAGGAAGTGCGGTTTGAGCTGGAGCATTGGCGTAAAACAGCGAGTCAGTACGAGGCCGAAATTGTCAATCTGCAGgccagtttccaggcccagtgcaAGGACCGAGAGGACCAGCAGATGTCTGAGGCAGCAAGATTGCAAG CTGAAATGGAGAAACTCCGAAAAAGTGTTACTTCTCTGGAGGGTGAATGCTCCTCTCTACAGAAAGAGAATGCTGCTTTGACTGGAGAGTGCCAGAGAATAGAGTGCGAGCTTCACAG CTCTCAGCAGCATTCTGTGGACCTCTCAAGTAATCTCAGTGTCTTGGAGAGTACCCGGAAGAAACTTGAAAGTCAGGTGGGATGTATGAAAGAACAGAGTCAGCGAGAGGTGGACAACTTGAAAGTTCAGCTTAAAGAGGCAGAGAAGCGTGTACTGAACGTTCAGCAAGAA tatGAGAACACTCAAGTTAAACTATCAGAACTGAAAGTGACATTCGAGAAAACAGAACAAGAAAAGCAAATGATTAGTGAAGAGCTGAAGCAATGTAAAGAGAACCTTAAGCTGCTGCAGGAGAAGGGGAATAAT CCTTCCGCGTTACTTCCCGTCCCAGCCGTATTCTTCGGCGTATTCGTGGCTATCCTGTATTGGTGTTACGGCCTGTTGTGGTAG